AACTTAATGAATACCTAAGTCCTGATGATAAAGTATTCTTCCCCGTTAAATCATTAAGCAATGGGAGATGCAATATATTATTTAATCACATTAATTGTAGGTGTGGGAGTTGGCGTAAGTATAGGAAGGTACTTATTGCGCCAAATTTTCAAAAAACAGGAACTAGATGCTCAGGAAAAAGCTGACCTCATGATCAAAGAGGCTAGAACTAGTGCTGAGTCTATCAAAAAAGATAAAATACACGAAGCGAAAGAAAAGTACTTGCAGCTCAAGTCTGATTTTGAAAAAGATGTAAGCCGTCGTAAAAACCAAATGGCGAATAAGGAAAATACCATCAAACAAAAAGATGTAAACCTTAACAAGCTTATTGAAGAAAACAAAAGAAAAGACAGCGAGCTAAACAAGAAAAAAGATCAATACGAGCGTCAATTAGAGTTATTGAAAGGCAAGGAAAAAGCTGTTGAAGAAGCTCATCAAGAGCAAATCACTGCTTTGGAAAGAATCGCCGGACTTTCAGCTGACGAAGCAAAAACGAGATTGGTTGAGTCTTTGAAAAACGAAGCTAAGACTATGGCGTCTTCGGCGATCAAAGACATCATGGAAGAAGCTAAGATGACAGCTACTAAAAATGCGAAAAAAGTTGTCATCCAAACGATACAAAGAACAGCTCCAGAGCATGCGATTGAAAACTGCGTATCGGTATTCAATATTGAAAGCGATGATATCAAAGGTAAGATCATTGGTAGAGAAGGCCGTAATATCAGAGCCTTGGAAGCTGCTACAGGTGTTGAAATTATCGTTGATGATACGCCTGAAGCGATCATTATCTCAGGATTCGATCCGGTTAGAAGAGAAGTAGCGAGATTGTCTTTGCACAGACTTGTTACGGACGGTAGAATTCACCCTGCCAGAATCGAAGAAGTTGTTGCTAAAACAACAAAGAATATTGAAGAGGAAATCGTTGAAATTGGAGAAAGAACGGTTATTGACTTAGGTATTCACGGTCTGCACCCGGAGCTTATCAAGCTAGTAGGTAGAATGAGATTCCGTTCATCATATGGACAGAACTTGCTTCAACACTCCAGAGAAGTGGCAAAATTGGCTGCGACAATGGCTTCTGAGTTAGGACTTAATTCCAAGCAGGCAAAAAGAGCGGGACTTCTTCATGATATTGGTAAAGTATGGCCTGAAGAGCCTGAATTGCCTCACGCAATTCTAGGTATGGAGCTAGCGAAAAAATACAAAGAGCATCCAGACGTTTGCAACGCAATTGGAGCTCACCATGATGAAATTGAAATGACTACTTTAATTTCACCAATCATTCAAGCTTGTGACGCTATCTCAGGATCTAGACCTGGCGCAAGAAGAGAAGTTATGGAGTCGTATATCAAGAGACTTAAAGATCTTGAAGACTTAGCTCTAAGCTTTGAAGGTGTCAACAAGTGCTTTGCTATCCAAGCTGGTAGAGAATTGCGTGTCATGGTTGATGCTGAATCCGTATCGGATACTCAAGCAGAAACGATTGCTTTTGACATTTCTCAAAAAATCGAAACTGATATGCAGTATCCAGGACAAATAAAAGTTACTGTAATCAGAGAAATGAGATCTGTGGCTTACGCAAAATAGCTTTAAAAAAATTATACCTTATACCGCTGGAGAATTAGAATCTTCAGCGGTTTTTTTATGCCTTTTATTCATAAATATTTTATCAATGATATCATACACAACAGGTATGAATATCAATGTGAAAATAGTGGAGCTAATAATACCTCCCATTACAGCTTTTCCCATAGGGGCTCTAAAAGATGCTCCAAGTGAATTTGAAAATGCGATGGGTATCATCCCAAATACCATAGCCGCCGAAGTCATCAATATAGGCTTTAGCCTAACTTTTCCAGCCAAAACCAATGCTTCTGTTGTTGTTTCTCCTTGAAGTTTCATTTGATTGGCATAGTTGATCAACAAGATTGCATTCTTGGTCACCAAACCCAATAGCATTATCAACCCCATCATAGCCATCAATGACAATGAATTATGAAAAGCCAATAACATCACAACAGCTCCCAATAAAGAAAATGGCAAGGAAAGCATGATGATCATTGGTTGCTTGTAACTTCTAAATAGCGAAGCCAGAATCATATAAATAAACATTAAAGAAAACAAGAAAACGATAATCATAGCTTCTGTGGACTGAGACTGAATCTGAGTATAACCTCCTTGGGTTAGATTATATCCCGTAGGCATATCCAACTCGCTGACATTCTTTTGAATTTCCGCCATAGCATCTCCAAGCAGCTGTTGGTATAAATTTGCAGTTACCGATACAGAATACTTCCTATCATACCTCACAATCTTGTTGAGCGTATTAATTCTGTCGTAAGTAGCAATGGAACTTATAGGCACTAGATCTCCATTTTCAGATTTAATATTCACAGACATCAAATCTTCAATATCTCTCACTTGGCTTCGCCTCAACTGAACAAACACCTCTAATTGATCTCCAAAAATATCATAGTATGAAGCGATATCGCCATTTAACGCAGTTCTTAATATATTCCCGATATCCTCAGAGTGAAGTCCTAATTTAGCGGCTTTTAACCTATCTACATTAATCTTGTATTCAGGCTGTAGCTTCGCCAAATCATTTTGAATATCAACCACACCAGGAATTCGCTGATAAATTGCCTGCAAACGCTCCGCCAACATACTCAATGAGTCGAGCGACAATCCATTGATATGGTACTCGATCAAACTTTGTTCATCGTTGGATCCCGGAGAGCCCAAATAAGAAAACTCAACACCCGGTATATCCTTGAAAATATTTCGATAATAGTTCTTTATCTCTTCGGTGCCCTCCTTTCTTTTATTCTTCGGCACCAACAGAACAGATATTTCTCCTTCTGTCACAGGATTTCCCGCTGCGCCTATCGATGTATACACATTCGTCACCCTTTTATCCTTCAGAAGCACTTTTACAAGTTGCTTAGAGACTTCCCCAGACTCTTCCAAGCTTCCCCCGGGGTCCACTTTCATTTTGATAATAAATTGACCGACATCCGTGACTGGAATAAAGTCCGTGCCTAATAAGCTAAACAAATAAAAAGTCACCAATAAAATTCCAAAAGCAATTCCAACTACTCTTTTCTTATGCGCTAATGAAGCTCTTAAAAACTTCGTATACCCATCGATCAACCGGTCAAACAGTTGATTGAACTTTTCATGAAACCTATTCAAGATAGTTTTTTTGCTTAAGGAATTCGCACCCAAATCTTCAGAGGAAATCCATTGGGCCGATAGCATTGGCGTCAAAGTAAAAGCGACAAACAAGGATACCAATACTGCAAAAACAACAGTTAGCCCAAATTGAAAGAAATATTCACCAATAAGTCCCGGCATAAATGCAACCGGCAAAAATACAGCGACAATAGTCATCGTTGTAGAAAGGACTGCTAAGGATATTTCATTCGACGCCTTTACCACAGCAGCTTTAGGAGAAACTTTGTCCCTTGTTAAATGCCTGAAAATATTCTCAATAATCACTATCGCATCATCAATCAGCAACCCCAGCGACAAAGTCAAACCTAACATGGTCATATAATTGATGGAAAAGTTCATTAAATACATCATAATAAAACTTGCCACCAAAGAAGTAAACAAAGCGATACCGCCAATAACTGTTGCTTTAAAATTGGCCAAAAAGACATAAACCACTAAAACTGTCAACAAAAAGCCCAAGATCAAATCCACGAAGACGGCTTCGTTTTCACTCTTGATAAAATTGCTGACATCCACTATAGGAATTATTTTAATTTTGCCATTATAACTCTTTTCCAAGAATTTTATTTTTTCCTTTATACCTTCGGCTACCAACATCGAATTGGCATTTGTCTGTTTGACAATATTCAAACCCAAAGCATTATTGCCATTCAATTGGCTTAAACTTGTCGGCTTTTTAGAACCATTTACGACTTCTGCCACATTGCTTAAGTAAACGGGCTCGCCGTTCATATAGCTTAACACGACACTGTCAAAACCTGCTACCTCCTTAAATTTTGACTTGGTGCTTACCAACGTTTCATAACTTCCCCAATCAAATTCACCAGCTGAAATCTCCACATTCTCCGCATTAATGGCATTAACCACGTCATTTAAGCTCACTCCATATGCCTTCAACTTATTGTTATCGCACTCTACTCTGACTTGAGGCTCAGCTCCTCCTACAATTTCCACACGACCTACGCCATCCACACTCTCCAATACTTTCGATATAACATTCTTTACCTCAAGAGTAATTTCTTTTTCAGAACCTTCTCCTGTAACAACAAGACTCATCACTGGAGGAGTATACACGTCAAATTGTTGGACTACTGGTTTCTTCGCTTTTCTCGGAAGTTTTTCTAAAATAGCATCAACCTTGCTTCTTACCTTCTCTTCTGACACAACCGGATCTGATTTCAAGTCAAATTCAATAATCACTTGAGACAACCCTTTTTGAGACACTGAGGTGATATGCTTGATACCGCTTACAGTATTAACCGCTTTCTCAATTTTCTCGGATATTTGGTCATTCACGACCTCTGGCGTCGCTCCTTCCAAAGTAGTCGTCACAGAGACGTAGGGAAAATTAACATCAGGCTGCAAAGAGACCTTCAAGTTTACCGCAGCAAAAAGGCCTAAAACAACAATTGCGACAACAATCATCGTAATGAAAACAGGCTCCTTAACTGATACTTCCGCAAGACTCATAAGCTAACTACTTTGATAATTTTAACACGCTTTCCCTCCTGCAATCGTCCACCGCCTTTTACCACTACTGAATCACCCTTTTTCAAGCCTTTCACACTCGCTATGCTGTCATTAGAATTTATTATATCAATCGGACGAAAATCAGCTTTGGATGATTTGACAATGTAAACTCCATTATCTCCTTTTTGGCCTTTAATGGCATTTTTTGGAACAGAATATAAATCGTCTCCATGTGACCTTAAATTCATAATTATTTGAACCTGCTGATTAGCCAATGCTCCTATGACATTGGGAACTCTTGTCTCTACTTTGACCAAATTATTCTGAGTCAAATCTTTTCCAATCGTGTATATTTTCCCTTTCGTCTGTTTGTTATTTTGAAATATATCCAATGAATCGCCTACGCTCATTAAGCCGACAGATTCGATATCCGGATAAAAAACTACTCGCAAAGAGTCTAAATTAGCCAATTTTAAAAGCCCCGTACCCGAATTCACAAAATCGCCAACTCTCACATCCAAGGAAAGCACCTCGCCTTGAAATGGCGCTCTCATGTAAATTGCATTCTGGGCAATTAAATAAGCTGATTTCGTTTCAAGCATATTTTCTCTGGACTGATCGTATGACTGTTCGGATATCGCTCCATCAGCAAACAACTTGGAATCTCTTTCATATTTTGTCTGCGCATATTCAAACGCTGCTTTCGCTTTAATCAAATTAGCGTCTCCAAAATCCGATGCAAAAACTAAAAGCTCTTGCCCTTTCCTTACTCGATCCCCCACTTTTACCAGAACTTGCTCCACGCGGTCATTCAAAAGAGATCTTAATTCTGTTTGATGAATACCCAAAGCCTGCCCTGCAAACCTTTTTTCAAAAAAGAAAGATGAAGTATCCGCAACAAGCACATTCACAGGTATCGTATCCTGATAAAAAACCTGCTTTTTTTCTTCCTTCTTCTTATTGCCATGGCAAGCTGCAACTGCCATAAGAACAAACACTAATATTATATCAATATTCCGCTTCATAATCCTTTGTCAAATAATCATATTGAGACATATTGATCAAATACTCATAATAAGCATTAGCATAATTTGCCATAGCGGCTCTCAATGATTCTTGTCCGCTTATTATTTCCAACTGGGTACCTACCCCCAAGTCATACCTTTCAAAAGCAATTTCCAAAGCTCTTCTCGCTTGATTAAGCGCTCCTTCTTGAGCTTCTATCTCAGATACAGACCTATTAACTTCTAAAATGCTATCAATCAATTTTTTCTTCAAATCAAGAAATGAATTCTCTTTGCTTAGCCTAGCCATGCTGAACATTGCCTTGGCTTTTTCAACTTTTGCTTTGCGCGCGCCTCCACCAAATAGTGTATATGTCAAACGCACTCCCACAAAAGCATTGTAATCCAAATAACCTGTTGCAGGATTCAATCCGTTTAAAAAGCTTCGTTGATATGTTCCATTGAAGCTCAAAACAGGCCAATACTCTGCTTCGTTCACTTTTATCTGTTGAGACGCTCCTACTTCATTCAGTTCTTGAACCATGTAATCAGTGCTAGAATACACATCTTGAGATGTCACCAATGTATCCAATCGTTGTGGCACTTTTTCAAACAATGTATCAGTCAAAACAAAATCGTGTTCGAAAGGAATATTCAACAATTCTCTTAAAGTGTTTTTCGCTTTGATTAAGTTATTCTTGGCTTGAAGAAATGGAGGATAAGCGTTCGATTTTTGAACTCTGGCTCTTAATAGATCATATTCCGAAGTTTCACCGTTTTTATATTTCTGCTCAACAACATCTAGATTTTGATTAGCATAATCCAAAGTGACAATATTCACTTCCAATAAAAACTTGGTCAGCAATACTTGATAGTAACTTTGCTTAACCTGCAAAGCCAACATATTGAACGACTTGATCGTCTTAAGTTTCGCAAGCTCAAGATTGATTTTTGAGGATTTATAACCGCTAAACGCTAGATTGTCAAAAATTGGCTGAGTGAGAACTCCTGTGGCATCCAGCGCATTGTTAGGCAATAAAGTGAATCGAATTGTTTCTTTGGTAGGGTTGATAAATGTCCTAGGCTCTATGGTAAAAACTTGCGGATTTATAAAGTGAGTATAATTCGACTGCACTCTAACATTTGGCAAGAGCATGCCTAAAGCTCCTTTCAAGTCCGCATGAGCAGCCTCAACGCTGGCTTCAGCGCTTAAATAATTAGGGTTTTTCACCCTTGCTCTTTCAATAGCTTGCACGATACTAAGCTTTTTCGGAGGGTCATCTTCGAACCTATCCGGAACAACCTGCAAGATAAAAAGCGTACATAAT
The Aureibacter tunicatorum DNA segment above includes these coding regions:
- the rny gene encoding ribonuclease Y, translating into MGDAIYYLITLIVGVGVGVSIGRYLLRQIFKKQELDAQEKADLMIKEARTSAESIKKDKIHEAKEKYLQLKSDFEKDVSRRKNQMANKENTIKQKDVNLNKLIEENKRKDSELNKKKDQYERQLELLKGKEKAVEEAHQEQITALERIAGLSADEAKTRLVESLKNEAKTMASSAIKDIMEEAKMTATKNAKKVVIQTIQRTAPEHAIENCVSVFNIESDDIKGKIIGREGRNIRALEAATGVEIIVDDTPEAIIISGFDPVRREVARLSLHRLVTDGRIHPARIEEVVAKTTKNIEEEIVEIGERTVIDLGIHGLHPELIKLVGRMRFRSSYGQNLLQHSREVAKLAATMASELGLNSKQAKRAGLLHDIGKVWPEEPELPHAILGMELAKKYKEHPDVCNAIGAHHDEIEMTTLISPIIQACDAISGSRPGARREVMESYIKRLKDLEDLALSFEGVNKCFAIQAGRELRVMVDAESVSDTQAETIAFDISQKIETDMQYPGQIKVTVIREMRSVAYAK
- a CDS encoding efflux RND transporter permease subunit — protein: MSLAEVSVKEPVFITMIVVAIVVLGLFAAVNLKVSLQPDVNFPYVSVTTTLEGATPEVVNDQISEKIEKAVNTVSGIKHITSVSQKGLSQVIIEFDLKSDPVVSEEKVRSKVDAILEKLPRKAKKPVVQQFDVYTPPVMSLVVTGEGSEKEITLEVKNVISKVLESVDGVGRVEIVGGAEPQVRVECDNNKLKAYGVSLNDVVNAINAENVEISAGEFDWGSYETLVSTKSKFKEVAGFDSVVLSYMNGEPVYLSNVAEVVNGSKKPTSLSQLNGNNALGLNIVKQTNANSMLVAEGIKEKIKFLEKSYNGKIKIIPIVDVSNFIKSENEAVFVDLILGFLLTVLVVYVFLANFKATVIGGIALFTSLVASFIMMYLMNFSINYMTMLGLTLSLGLLIDDAIVIIENIFRHLTRDKVSPKAAVVKASNEISLAVLSTTMTIVAVFLPVAFMPGLIGEYFFQFGLTVVFAVLVSLFVAFTLTPMLSAQWISSEDLGANSLSKKTILNRFHEKFNQLFDRLIDGYTKFLRASLAHKKRVVGIAFGILLVTFYLFSLLGTDFIPVTDVGQFIIKMKVDPGGSLEESGEVSKQLVKVLLKDKRVTNVYTSIGAAGNPVTEGEISVLLVPKNKRKEGTEEIKNYYRNIFKDIPGVEFSYLGSPGSNDEQSLIEYHINGLSLDSLSMLAERLQAIYQRIPGVVDIQNDLAKLQPEYKINVDRLKAAKLGLHSEDIGNILRTALNGDIASYYDIFGDQLEVFVQLRRSQVRDIEDLMSVNIKSENGDLVPISSIATYDRINTLNKIVRYDRKYSVSVTANLYQQLLGDAMAEIQKNVSELDMPTGYNLTQGGYTQIQSQSTEAMIIVFLFSLMFIYMILASLFRSYKQPMIIMLSLPFSLLGAVVMLLAFHNSLSLMAMMGLIMLLGLVTKNAILLINYANQMKLQGETTTEALVLAGKVRLKPILMTSAAMVFGMIPIAFSNSLGASFRAPMGKAVMGGIISSTIFTLIFIPVVYDIIDKIFMNKRHKKTAEDSNSPAV
- a CDS encoding efflux RND transporter periplasmic adaptor subunit, with translation MAVAACHGNKKKEEKKQVFYQDTIPVNVLVADTSSFFFEKRFAGQALGIHQTELRSLLNDRVEQVLVKVGDRVRKGQELLVFASDFGDANLIKAKAAFEYAQTKYERDSKLFADGAISEQSYDQSRENMLETKSAYLIAQNAIYMRAPFQGEVLSLDVRVGDFVNSGTGLLKLANLDSLRVVFYPDIESVGLMSVGDSLDIFQNNKQTKGKIYTIGKDLTQNNLVKVETRVPNVIGALANQQVQIIMNLRSHGDDLYSVPKNAIKGQKGDNGVYIVKSSKADFRPIDIINSNDSIASVKGLKKGDSVVVKGGGRLQEGKRVKIIKVVSL
- a CDS encoding TolC family protein, with amino-acid sequence MGCIFLLCTLFILQVVPDRFEDDPPKKLSIVQAIERARVKNPNYLSAEASVEAAHADLKGALGMLLPNVRVQSNYTHFINPQVFTIEPRTFINPTKETIRFTLLPNNALDATGVLTQPIFDNLAFSGYKSSKINLELAKLKTIKSFNMLALQVKQSYYQVLLTKFLLEVNIVTLDYANQNLDVVEQKYKNGETSEYDLLRARVQKSNAYPPFLQAKNNLIKAKNTLRELLNIPFEHDFVLTDTLFEKVPQRLDTLVTSQDVYSSTDYMVQELNEVGASQQIKVNEAEYWPVLSFNGTYQRSFLNGLNPATGYLDYNAFVGVRLTYTLFGGGARKAKVEKAKAMFSMARLSKENSFLDLKKKLIDSILEVNRSVSEIEAQEGALNQARRALEIAFERYDLGVGTQLEIISGQESLRAAMANYANAYYEYLINMSQYDYLTKDYEAEY